AAGGTGACCGATCAGGTTTGATCGGTCAATGCTTTTTCCACGCTGATCCAGGGGTGATCGAAGGTTTCGGCCACGGGGGGCGAGGTCAGGTGTCCGTAGGCGGCGTTGATTCCTTTGTACAGGGCCGGGTCGTGGGCGGCAGCCTGGTGTACTCCCTGGTTGGCCAGCTCCAGGATGTAGGGGAGGGTGTGGCCGGTCAGGGCGGGGGTGGCGGTCATGGGGACTGCTCCGGGCATGTTGCCGACACAGTAGTGGACGATGCCATCCAACTCGAAGGTTGGACGGCTGTGGGTGGTCGGGTGTGACGTTTCCAGGGTGCCTCCCTGGTTGATGTCCACGGCCACCATGACCGACCCCGGATGCATGCGTCGCAGCATCTCCCGGGTGATGAGTTGGGGGGTTTTGGCGCCCGGGGTAAGGATGGCGCTGATGACCACGTCAGCGGCCAGGAGGGTTTCCCGCAGTTTTTGCCGATCGAACATGAGCGGGACGACATTGGGGGGCATGTTGCTGCTCAGCTGGTGGATGCGTTCCGGGTTGACATCCAGCAGCAGGACACGGGCGCCGAGGGTGGCTGCCATGCGGGCGGCGTTGCTGCCGACTCTTCCTCCGCCCAGGATGAGGATCGTGGCGGGTTCCACGCCCGGCACGCCGCCCAGCAGGAGGCCTCGCCCTCCCTGGGAGCGTTCCAGGAAGCGGATGCCTTGATGTATGGCCATCCGTCCAGCCACGATGCTCATGGGGGCCAGGAGGGGAAGATGGCCATCCGGGGTTTCGACGGTTTCGTAGGCGATGGCCACGCAACCAGACTCCAGGACCGCCTGCATCAGTGGCGGGGATGCGGCCAGGTGAAAAAAAGCGCAGATGATCTGCCCGGGACGCATGAGGGCATATTCATGGGGCTGGGGCTCCTGGACTTTGACCATCATTTCGGCCCGTTCCCAGATTTCCGTCACTTCCGGCAATATGACGGCTCCGGCGGCGGCGTAGAGGGCATCGTTGAAGCCGCTGCCGAGTCCCGCGCCGGACTCCACCAGTAGTTGGTGTTCATGTTCCACCAGGGTTTCGACCCCGGATGGTGTGATGGCGACCCGGTATTCATCCGGGCGGCGTTCTTTGATGACCCCGATGCGCATGTTGGTAAGTTCCCAAAAAAACGTTTGGAGGTCCAGGAGGAAGGGCTGCGCTCTTCCTCCTGGTGGGGTCCGGGGCAACGCCCCGAAAAAAAACCATTAAAAGACTGGGATGGAGGTCCAGGAGGAAGGGCTGCGCCCTT
This genomic interval from Magnetococcales bacterium contains the following:
- the ald gene encoding alanine dehydrogenase — translated: MRIGVIKERRPDEYRVAITPSGVETLVEHEHQLLVESGAGLGSGFNDALYAAAGAVILPEVTEIWERAEMMVKVQEPQPHEYALMRPGQIICAFFHLAASPPLMQAVLESGCVAIAYETVETPDGHLPLLAPMSIVAGRMAIHQGIRFLERSQGGRGLLLGGVPGVEPATILILGGGRVGSNAARMAATLGARVLLLDVNPERIHQLSSNMPPNVVPLMFDRQKLRETLLAADVVISAILTPGAKTPQLITREMLRRMHPGSVMVAVDINQGGTLETSHPTTHSRPTFELDGIVHYCVGNMPGAVPMTATPALTGHTLPYILELANQGVHQAAAHDPALYKGINAAYGHLTSPPVAETFDHPWISVEKALTDQT